CGGTTTGAACGACACCCGGAACGGTTGCCGGATACCAGTTATTACCGCGGACCTGCTTAAAGGTCCAGCCTTTATCGATGTTTTGTTTAGCGACACCATCTGCCAGGACCGGAGTGGTCGTAGCCAAAGCGGCAAGGGCGACAGCGGATAATACAGTTTTGTAACGCATAATTATTGTGTTTAGTGAACTATTTGGATTTAGCAATATTATTTATAATGACTTCAGGTTTTCTGCATTTACCGGATTCTTACCTTCCGGGGTGTACAGATGGTCAATGCGGGAGGCATACGCTTTTTCGACTTTCCCGCGGACGATTTTCATCGTGCTGTTCACCATGCCGTTCTGTTCGGTGAACGGTTCGGGCAGGACGGCAAATGTCGTCGGCAGCCAGCGGTCGGGGAACATAGATGCCAGGTCGCCGCCTTTCCGGAACCGGTCGATCTGTTTCCGGATGATGCGGATCGCTTCTTCTTTTCCTTTCTCCGTATGGAGGTCGAGTTGCTGGTGTGTCAGATGTCTTTTCAGATGGTCTTTGTTCGGGACAAGGAGTGCTACCGTATAAGGATTCTGATTGTTGTAAAGCAGGAGCTGGTCTATGCAGGATGAGTGCTCGACCAAAGCCTCTTCGATACCTTCCGGACTGTATTTCTCTCCGTCGCTACCGATCAGCAAGCTTTTGAAACGGCCTAATACATATAATAAACCATCTTTTCCCATATAGCCCATATCCCCGGTATAGAGCCAGCCCTCTTTAATCGTCTCAGCGGTAGACGCCGGATTCTTCCAGTAACCTGCCATTACATTTTCACCCCGGATAACGATTTCGCCCTTTTCGCCCGCAGGAAGTTCTTTCCCGTTCGAATCGCATATCTTCAGATCCAGTGGCTGAACCAATACGCCACTACTGCCGAACCGGTGATGACGCGGACCGTTGGTCGAGATAACCGGAGTCGCTTCGCTCAATCCGTATCCCTGATACATCGGCAGTCCGATAGCATAGTAGAATTTCTGTAGGTCTTTGTCCAGCAGGGCACCGCCGCCGATAAAGAACTTCAGTTCGCCACCGAAGTTCTCGCGAACCTTGGAGAAAATGAGGCTGTCGAACAGGCTGACTATCGGTTTCAGTAAAAACCGCCAGCCGCGTCCTTTGTCATCGCCTCCGTCACCGTTATAGGTATAGGCTACGTCCAGTCCCATATGGAACAGGCGATTAACCAGGTTGCCCTGGGCACGGATGCCTTGTTCGA
This is a stretch of genomic DNA from Parabacteroides chongii. It encodes these proteins:
- a CDS encoding AMP-dependent synthetase/ligase, which codes for MRRTLVDLFENSVKLYPDNPFLWEKTTDKFVPTTYTQVKEQVYTLGAGLVALGVKKGDNMALLSEGRNAWIIGELAMFYAGATNVPLSIKLEEANDLLFRLTHADVKYIMVSGNQLKKIRSIVDRLPLLQQIILFDEQTTYQEKEISLSEVIRMGKEYLDTHPLDEFLAIGQSLTNDDYATITYTSGTTADPKGVILTHRNYTANVEQSLTCVDIDDTWRTLVILPLDHCFAHVVGFYIFMYKGASVATVQVGKTGMETLKNIPVNIKEFKPYLILSVPALAKNFKKNIEQGIRAQGNLVNRLFHMGLDVAYTYNGDGGDDKGRGWRFLLKPIVSLFDSLIFSKVRENFGGELKFFIGGGALLDKDLQKFYYAIGLPMYQGYGLSEATPVISTNGPRHHRFGSSGVLVQPLDLKICDSNGKELPAGEKGEIVIRGENVMAGYWKNPASTAETIKEGWLYTGDMGYMGKDGLLYVLGRFKSLLIGSDGEKYSPEGIEEALVEHSSCIDQLLLYNNQNPYTVALLVPNKDHLKRHLTHQQLDLHTEKGKEEAIRIIRKQIDRFRKGGDLASMFPDRWLPTTFAVLPEPFTEQNGMVNSTMKIVRGKVEKAYASRIDHLYTPEGKNPVNAENLKSL